Genomic DNA from Desulfurellaceae bacterium:
CCGGCCTGCCGGTCGGTCTGACCCTGCGTGGGACGCACGGCGAAATCCGACAGCGGCTGGTCTACACCGCGCTTGAGGTCAACACTGGATTGACCGTGGACGCATTTGACCGCGTGAGCGGTCAGCCCGCGTCCACCGACGAGACGGCCGCCTTGCCCCAGACCACGGCCACGGTTGATATTCGTGGCTTCGTGCGACACTGGGGCCAGCGCTACGCCGAGATCAGCGACTACACCGGGGTCTGGACCATGACGGCCGCGCGGGACGGGGCGACCGCCGTCCTGGGCCAGCTGCCGTTTAAGTTTCGCCGCCCCTTCGATGTCTATGTGCAACTCGACGGTACGACGGCCGCGCTCTACCGTCGCGGCTGGAATGCCGGACGGATCCGGGTCCGGACGACGCTCGGCGGTCTGCCGCTCATTGGCGACCTTGACCCCGGGGGCTATATCGCCCAGCGTGGTCATCCCTACCCGATTACCGATTTTGGTCTGAACCGGCTGGTCGAACGCACCCAGCACCAGCTGCTACAGGGCTGGTTGCAGGACGAGTTGGAGGCGCGCTTTCTGGGCGTCGTGCGCTATACCGAGCGTCCCTGTTATGTGTTCGAGTTCGTTTTTCCCAACAGTCGCTGGCGGATCTACCCCCACTACCGGATGGTGATGTACTGGGATATTGGGCGTCGTATTCCGATCAAGTTGGAGCTGTTTGACTGGAATGATTGGCTGGCCGAGGGGCACGCCTTTCATCGGCTGCGTCTCAACGTCTCTCTCAGCGATG
This window encodes:
- a CDS encoding DUF1571 domain-containing protein encodes the protein MKWWATCLVYGVGWLWVWGSQAPAAAAPAATQVQDLLTECRAAYFRLTDYRGTLHRETWTPGHELHREEIRVLFRKPGFLALNWQTGPYAGTTLQARPGWNNGNFLLTLGGWFNYVKISVPLIGLSEPFVPSLKDVHEWLGALLALSRRPVSDRSLQLVRARTDDPQLEDGQILLSVPAFLIPFRDNAVAVYEFIMERGTGLPVGLTLRGTHGEIRQRLVYTALEVNTGLTVDAFDRVSGQPASTDETAALPQTTATVDIRGFVRHWGQRYAEISDYTGVWTMTAARDGATAVLGQLPFKFRRPFDVYVQLDGTTAALYRRGWNAGRIRVRTTLGGLPLIGDLDPGGYIAQRGHPYPITDFGLNRLVERTQHQLLQGWLQDELEARFLGVVRYTERPCYVFEFVFPNSRWRIYPHYRMVMYWDIGRRIPIKLELFDWNDWLAEGHAFHRLRLNVSLSDADFQPTHPSYDFLLFERLPWLDWFLTGRD